In Paralichthys olivaceus isolate ysfri-2021 chromosome 12, ASM2471397v2, whole genome shotgun sequence, the genomic window ataaagatgatcagtgactgtatataaagacactgactgtatataaagatgatcactgactgtatataaagaccatcactgactgtatataaagatgatcactgactgtatataaagatgatcagtgactgtatataaagacactgactgtatataaagaccatcactgactgtatataaagatgatcactgactgtatataaagatgatcactgactgtatataaagatgatcagtgactgtatataaagacactgactgtatataaagatgatcactgactgtatataaatacactgactgtatataaagacactgactgtatataaagatgatcactgactgtatataaagacactgactgtatataaagacgatcactgactgtatataaagacgatcactgactgtatataaagatgatcactgactgtatataaagacgatcactgactgtatataaagatgatcactgactgtatataaatacactgactgtatataaatacactgactgtatataaagaccatcactgactgtatataaagatggatgacacatctccatctttatataactTGTATataaacgctgccatcttgggTTCTAAAAATTTAACTGAGTTTTAATtgaacatataaaataaaactttattgaaccGTCGGTGAACAACAGGACAGTGACCAGCACACCTGACCTCAGACCTGTTTAAGGTGGAATGTAAATTAAGGTGGACTTGAGGTTTGCTGATGGTTCAGTCTGTCGCAGACATGAaggaaaaaacatctgtatcTGTGTTGCTAGGCAGGTTTCACCTCTGTAGCCCCCCCCACTGTTGttcctcctctttgtgtttctgtcttcacGATGGAATCTGagcttctttcatttctttcagaATCGCACCGATCGAATGACGGACTCATCGACAGAGAAGCTTTGTTTTACCGTGGTCAAAATCCAAAGATGTGGGTGATGTATTTATATACGTGTATCCACGTCGGCACATCTTAGAAAAACATGACATCAGTGTTACCAGTCGACTGTGAACCTCATTGaaccagcaacacacacacacacacacacacacacacacacacacacacacacacacacacacacacacacacacacacacacacacacacactcttcatcgTCTGTGTTGCCGTGGAAACGTGCCTGGTGCTGCAGGACGAGGGTGAGGCTGCTGAATATAGGATGAGCTGCAGCCTTGTTCgcccccgtctctctctccctgaatGATTATGCGAGTTGCATTATGACGAGTGACACACCCACTGATGGGGAGGCGGGGtctatgacctgtactgcagctagccaccagggggatGGAGACAGTTCAGTTCACTTTTGCGAgccgtcatccatctttatttacagtttatgatCCGATCGGTCAGAACAAATCTGTGTTCGCTCAGtctaaggggggggggggtcagtctgcatcatttattttcagtctctgtTGAACAAACCTGCCActcaaacccacacaaacaccccccatccccccatcaCCTGGTTTGCTCTGGCCTTAGGTCACAGCTGGGTGTTGCTATGGCAACTGGGTCGGTCTCCAAGGCAGCGGCGGCTCTGGTTGCCGGGGAGCTTTGCTGCTGGTTGCTGTGGGCGTTTGCTgttggagagaggagagaagtgagCGAGGAGGAGACAGACGACATTAACGTGAGGAAGTTAGGACAGatcacaaaggtcaaaggtcagggatATGAATACAGTACATCCTCTAACGGCAGCGTACGGCCTGTTCTTCCAATTGTGTCAACAGCTTGTCCCGCCCCTACAGCCgtcgcctagcaacaaagcTATAGATGAAAACAGTCTTCGGTTGATCACAAATGTTGAAATGACCTTTTTAGAGGtcttacttttaaaaatattacatctttgaaaaacagtttgtcactgaagcacaatgaatcatgggatacgTCGGGCCGGTAAGAATCCACCTTGTGGAGCCTCCGTCGCCCGAGGTGGGAGGACACATTTGGAGGAGCCGTTGAATTGAGACAGTTTAGTCGCTGAGACGTAATTAGTCTACGAATGTCTGAACGTAAAACTGGTATCaactcaaaggtcaaaggtcaaaacaCTCAACAACAGTTTAACCATCACTGActctataaacacacacacacacacacacacacacacacacacacacacacacacacacacacacacacacacacacacacacacacacacacacacacacacacacacacactccactgttCAGAGGGACACTGCTGCCCCCTGTTGGTTAAATGACTCAGACACGAGGCTGCTGAGCCCGATGCTGTTGTCACTGGTGACTGTGGGCGGATCAACAACCAAAGAACTGATCCTTCACTTCCAGAAGTGCAGAACAGAACCGTGTTCTATTAGGGCGGCGGTGGCTGAGCGGTCGTCCTCCGACCAGAAGTTCGGCAGTTTGATCTCAGTCTGGGATCCTGCTGAACCCTGCATGGCCCCTTAATGAAGAAAGTGCTGTCCACAGATGCACtctgtgaatatgtgtgtgtgtgtgtgtgtgtgtgtgtgtgtgtgtgtttacctgcagtGTCCAGGTGTGTGACCTGCAGGTGGACTGGGTTGGGATCTGAGATCGTGAGGCCAGAAGCTGTAGAGGTTGTGGGGGCGTGGCCAGTCACTATCTTGAGGGCCGACTCCAGCAGCTGGCTCTGATTGGAGGAGAGGGGAGCCAATGAGCGGTCAGGCAGCAGAGTGGTGAATCAGCAGCACCTGAACAGGTGAGCGTGTttacctgcagctgcagctgttgaCTGTGCAGCTTTTCCAGGTGTGTCCGCTGGTTTAGGCCCCGCCCCCTTTCCCCATCCTCCCTGACGACGGAGCAGACAGTGATGTCAGAGTGATGTCAGAGTGATGTCACAGGTAGAGTTTTACCCATTGAAATGACGACGTGTttgatcagaaaataaaaatgagtcgACTTCTCGTCGTGTTTGAAGAAACCTTCAAACAGTTTCTCAGTTTTGCTTgaatatgatttaaacagattttttaaattgatgatACAGCTGTTCTGGTCCTGGTGgaggtaaatgtgtgtgtgtgtgtgtgtgtgtgtgtgtgtgtgtgtacctgtgtgtgtgtgtacctgtgtgtgtgtgtgtgtacctctgtgtgtgtttgtttgtgtgtgtgtgtgagtgtgtgtacacctctgtgtgtgtttgtttgtacctgtgtgtgtgtgtgtgcctgtgtgtgtatacctgtgtgtgtgtgtgtgtacctgtgtgtgtgtgtgtgtacacctctgtgtgtgtttgtgtgtgtttgtttgtacctgtgtgtgtgtgtacctgtgtgtgtgtgtgtgtgtgtgtgtgtgtgtgtgtgtgtgtgtgtgtgtgtgtgtgtgtgtacctgtgtgcctgcagcagctgctgaacaCCGTCCGTCAGCTGACACACACGAGCCTCCATATCTGACTGAGCCTGCACACACAGGGAGAAGATGATAGAGGTACTACAGTAACTTACTGTAGTACTGACAGTGACTGCAGTAGTGTAGTATgtgtatacacatacacatatatactgtatatacacacactgaatcaaCATGTACCTTGATGAGAGGAGCAGTAGCTGCGACAGCAGccgctgcagctgcagctgctgcgttGGTGGCGTTTCCCAGACGACCAGAGAACCGCTCCTCCTCAGTCTGGACCCCCGCATCACCAACTGCATCCTGGGAGCTGGTCTGGAGTGGCCTCGGGTTCAGCAGCTCCACTTTGACGTCACTCCTGTGGGGGGCGCTGTGAGACCTGGGCAGCAGAGACAACACCAAACAGAGTTTGAACATCCaccataaatatatatataaatgtatatatatgtatatatatcaataaagtataaattatatgaatttgtGTTTGTAGCTACAAAGTTGAAATGAGCTTCAAGATCAAATTCAAATCACATAAACTCAGACTGATGTTTGAGTCAAatacttcatttatttttattcttaaaacTGTTTGTCAAGTTTTCAGTTTCTCAATAAAATCAGAAGTCATAGCTTTTAAAAGATTAGTGTTCGACAAGTCATTGACTGTTTCTGATCAtgaaacaagtatttcattaaTAATTGAAGCTGTAACCACAAAGTCAGCTTGTGTTTGATGAATACGTCATCAAACTCCATTTGAAAAGTGAAGACATGATTCTGTTTGTTCTCACCGCTGCTTCAGAGCTGCGAGTACGACTCCTCGACATCCGGTGGTGAAACGTGACGTCAGGAGGTCGTGACCTGAGAGAGAAGATGTCAGCGGAGGTGTGGTCAGTCTCAGAGGGTCTGACTGCAAGTCGAGGTTTGCTCCGTGTTTTGCTCAAAGGTTCCCGGGCAGGAAGACTCAGAACCCTCaacatgtctgacagagatgagtTTTATGTTTCTGATGGTTTGAGTTGGATCGTTTCAGTGTCATGACGTCATCAACGtttctaaaatatttataaacaaataaaaccagtgatgtgatctctctctctctctcacacacatacacactctctctctctctcacacacacacactctctctctctctcacacacacacacactctctgtctctctctctctcacacactcacacacacactctctctctctctcacacacactcacactctctctctctctcacacacacacacactctctgtctctctctctctcacacactcacacacacactctctctctctcacacacactcacactctctctctctctctcacccacacactctctcacccacccacacacacacacacacacacacacacacacacacacactctctctctctctcacacactcacacacacactctctctctctctctcacacacacacacacacactctctcacactcacacacacactctctctctcactcactcactcactcactctcacacacactctcacacacacacactctctctctctcacacacacacacacacactctcacacacacacacacacactctctctctctctctcactcactctctctctctctctcacacacacacacacacacacactctctcacactcacacacacactctctctctcacacactcacacacacactctctctctctctctcactcactcactcactcactctcacacacacacacacacactctcacacacacacacactctctctctctcacacactctcacacacacactctctctctctctctctcacacacacacacacacacacacacacacacacacacacacacacacacacacacacagctcttacCGGGCCGACCGTCCTCCGCTGCCCGCAGAGGAGCACCAGTGTCGGGGCTCTGACGGGTCTCCCGCAGCTTCTGGACGCTTATCTGGACCGATCCGGGTCGTTGTCCAGCTTCACGTCTCCGGTCCGGGAGGAGGACCCTGGAGGAGCGGATCAGAACGTCCCCGGTGTccgagctgcaggaggactGGTCCGGCCTGAGGGCGGCGGATGAGACCCGGGTTGGAGGAGCATGTTTCATCAGAACCGTGTTAGCACGCAGGCTAACAGCTGTTAGCCTCCTTCAAACTTCCCGCCCCGCAGCGATCCGTTAGAAGAGTGGCGGGAGTTCGAgcggaaacaggaagtgaggaaagtgaatttaaaactattaaaaataaaacgaACAAAGtttcaggaagaaaaaagaaagagaaccaaagaggaaacaaacaaaccgtTACCACAGCAAGTGTAACTTCCGCTTCCGGTCTCGACAAAGATTCGAACTACAAAGACAGATGTCTCACTCCTTCTGTAAACCAGGACTAAAAATCCCAGAGTCCTTCTGATTGGACTAAAATGGAGacctcatgaatattcatgagtgtgATGAAGTCATCAATTAACACTGGTTTTCATTCTGCGATCTGACACctcaccactaggtgtcactgaAGAACTCactgaaattaaataaagtttctttGACCTGCAGGTGTCGCTCTTCTGTGACCGCGGCTTCTCAGTCACATGAATGCTGTGTTTTGATTGGTTCGTCCACAGGAAACATGTGACCCACGAACATACATGAAAGTGGAAGTGGGTTCTCCTATAATGACTCATTGAACATGTATTAAACTTATATAACTTATATAAACTCATTTGTTTGGATGTTTATCGGTGCCTGACGATTTGTAAAACAAGTCTGCTGAAGCTTTGTTTAAAGTTTCCCACAATCCTTTACTTCTCATGTATCACAGATGccaaactaccattttgggttcgggaggccGACACGGTCAACACTTCTACCagtagacttaagactttcctctttgatagagctCATAGTTAGTGCGGGCTCAGGATTAATGTTTCTAACTAAACCTCTCCCCGGGAGTTTCTGTGCAGCAGGTTCTCGTGGATCCTGCCTGACACCCCCTCTTGtttccatgacattaatatgaacttgtttattattgtagcattgttacatatgaccaccactgctgctgtaatCTGCTCTGTGTCTCCCCGAGCTGTCTTCCACCTTCGCTTCCTGTTAAAGCGTCAGGACAGAGGCGTCAGGACAGATTGTAAAGCTGAggctaaatgtgttttgtgaattcgggcgatacaaataaaatttgatttgatttgatgtcgTACACGCCCCGGTCAGGAGGGGGCGGTACTGCAGCTACAAGCTGTTTAGTGACGtcataaaagcagaagaagaagatgctCTTGTTGCACTCCGGACTGTTTAGTTTGTAACACACTGTTCGAGCAGAGGGTCAAACTGTCTTTTCTTGTTGTcgttcattttatatttaaaccaAAATCCGACGAAAGAGAATTGAACCGttgaatatttgaattatttgatttattctcctgctggtttttatttgtccatttCCAACGTGACTAATAAAGTTTCTTCAAAATCTTTGAATCTGCGGCTCCGGCTCACGCGACCTTCAACCGGAAGAAGATTTTACACCAGACACCGAGAGCAGGTCagataaacgtgtgtgtgtgagagagagagagagagagacagagagtgtgtgtgtgagagagaaagagacagagagtgtgtgtgtgtgagagagagagagacagagagtgtgtgagagagagagagagacagacagagagagtgtgtgtgtgtgagagagacagagagagagagagagagagagtgtgtgtgtgtgagagagagaaagagagtgtgtgtgtgtgtgtgagagagagagagagacagagagtgtgtgtgtgagagagagagagacagagagtgtgtgtgtgtgagagagagagagagagagagacagagagtgtgtgtgtgagagagagagagagacagacagagagagtgtgtgtgtgtgagagagagagagacagacagagagagtgtgtgtgtgtgagagagacagagagagagagagagtgtgtgtgtgagagagagagagacagagagtgtgtgtgtgtgtgtgtgtgtgagagagagagagagagagagagtgtgtgtgtgagagagagagagagagacaaagagtgtgtgagagagacagagagtgtgtgtgtgtgagagagagagagagagaaagagagagtgtgtgtgtgtgagagagagagagagagagagacaaagagtgtgtgagagagagagagacagagagtgtgtgtgtgtgtgtgtgagagagagagagagagagtgtgtgtgtgagagagagagaaagagagagtgtgtgtgtgtgagagagagagagagagagagacaaagagtgtgtgagagagagagagacagagagtgtgtgtgtgtgagagagagagagtgtgtgtgtgagagagacagagagagagagagagtgtgtgtgtgagagagagagagagagagacagagagtgtgtgtgtgtgtgagagagagagagagagagacagagagtgtgtgtgtgtgtgagagagagagagagagagagagagagatgtgatgTGTCCTTTGTTTGTTCACAGTGAATCAATCATGGCCGCCCAGGTGACTGAGTCTGATCAGATcaaacaggtgagagacaggagACAGGAGCGTCACctcattaaatattaatgaggtgtttttattgctgttggtttgttgttgtttgttgttgtttgttgtttcacttcataaagaaggaaacagaaactttGTCATTAAATTGttaaagaaaagattaaaatgtgAACGTCTGATGTTTGATCGGTTCCAGTTCAAAGAGTTTCTGGGGACGTACAACAAGGTGACGGAGAACTGCTTCATGGACTGTGTCAAAGATTTCACCACCAGAGACGTCAAACCAGAGGAGGTAAGACCAGCCGATCAACAATCACCTGCTTACAGGTTCAAATCCAGGTTAACGTCAGGGACGCCCCACAGGTGACGTGATTGGCTGTTGGGGGAGGAGTGATGTCACATCTTCTCTGTGACCACTCCCCTGCCAGGTCACGTTTCTCACGTGACTGAGCACCAAGCGATTTAATGATTACGTATTGATTTTAGggactttttcttttgaagaTTTATTCTGAAGACGTGCGTTCTTATATAGATGAACGTCACGTGTTGGGAAATTCAAAGTGTGTATCACTTTTTCTAATTAGCATAAGTAGACACCCGATCGATGCCCATAAAAGGGCGTGAGGCTGCACGACACccagaaatcacagaaaatgaaaaaagttacGACTGATCGATAGAGAACGAAGTCGTGGAtccaaacagcagctgatgttcGTCATGATATGATCCATATCCTTCAGATTTTATTTACtggcgccccctggtggccttCAGTTCAGGAAGCGTTGGATTCGTGTTTCATGTGATCGTGTCGTTTCAGTCCAGCTGCTCCGAGTCGTGTCTGCAGAAGTACCTGAAGATGACTCAGCGGATCTCCATGAGGTTTCAGGAGTATCACATCCAGCAGAACGAGGCTCTGGCCGCCAAAGCCGGACTGTTGGGACAACCTCACTGAGCCCGACCCAACTGGAAGATCACATGACACCAGTGCGTTGAGCGGAGCCGGGCTGATACTGGACACTGTTCTGTCTCAAAGCATCATGggagaaactgtgaaactgtccttaaatgtctttgtttggtttattaaaCATCGTGAAACTCgcctctgtgttttttgatttttttatatcTGTGAGAAGTAACTTTACTCAAATACTttgagtcaaacacaaagtgaggatcagaacacaaacatgttccATCATCCTCGTTTTTATCCTGGACTCATGAAGTCACATGACCTCTGAAACATTTAATATCTACtgattttttgtttggtccatgtcccatctgctaacatggaagaggcaggCTTATGACCGATACTGCACCCggtcaccagggggcgatggagacCCTTTGGCTTCAGTGTACACGTCGTCAGGTTCACGTTTAGATTCAGGTCTGAAATGAGACGCGGCCGTCGAGtggaaacatatttaaaaactttattagaAACAGAGAGCTCTGTTTATTGTGCACACAGTTCCAACATGGCTTCGCTTCTG contains:
- the timm9 gene encoding mitochondrial import inner membrane translocase subunit Tim9 yields the protein MAAQVTESDQIKQFKEFLGTYNKVTENCFMDCVKDFTTRDVKPEESSCSESCLQKYLKMTQRISMRFQEYHIQQNEALAAKAGLLGQPH